A genomic segment from Maridesulfovibrio ferrireducens encodes:
- the rplR gene encoding 50S ribosomal protein L18, producing MKMTKEQARRRKKVRIRKKISGTASRPRLVVFRSNKYIYAQLVDDLIGKTVTASSSCALVKGDDAVKLTCKTAEAVGKDIAAKAKELNIDKVVFDRGGYIYHGRVKALADGAREGGLKF from the coding sequence ATGAAAATGACTAAAGAACAGGCAAGACGTCGTAAAAAAGTACGTATCCGTAAAAAGATTAGTGGTACTGCTTCGCGTCCTCGTCTTGTTGTTTTCCGTTCAAACAAGTACATCTACGCTCAGCTCGTAGATGATCTGATTGGCAAAACCGTGACCGCTTCCTCTTCTTGCGCTCTTGTTAAGGGTGACGATGCTGTGAAGCTCACCTGCAAGACCGCTGAAGCTGTTGGTAAGGATATTGCTGCCAAGGCTAAGGAATTGAATATCGACAAGGTCGTTTTCGACCGCGGCGGATATATCTATCACGGCAGGGTCAAGGCCCTTGCAGACGGCGCTCGTGAGGGTGGCCTGAAATTCTAA